A genomic window from Candidatus Rokuibacteriota bacterium includes:
- the speD gene encoding adenosylmethionine decarboxylase, whose translation MQALGRHLLLELFDCDAEALNSLETVKASMVEAAKRAQATIVDVVFHEFNPFGISGVVVIAESHLAIHTWPEYRFAAVDIFSCGDVLQPQTAANYLVEQFGACRASVVELQRGIFLQASPMPHKPAGAKMPVAKVPVAKMPVAKVPGAKVPVGG comes from the coding sequence GTGCAAGCACTGGGGCGACACCTGCTGCTCGAGCTGTTCGACTGCGACGCGGAAGCGCTTAACAGCCTTGAGACCGTGAAGGCGTCCATGGTGGAGGCGGCGAAGCGCGCCCAGGCCACCATCGTCGACGTCGTCTTTCACGAGTTCAACCCGTTCGGCATCAGCGGTGTTGTCGTGATCGCCGAGTCGCACCTCGCCATCCACACGTGGCCCGAGTACCGCTTCGCTGCGGTGGACATCTTCTCCTGCGGCGACGTGCTCCAGCCCCAGACGGCGGCCAACTACCTGGTCGAGCAGTTCGGGGCCTGCCGGGCCTCCGTCGTCGAGCTCCAGCGCGGCATCTTTCTCCAGGCCTCACCCATGCCCCACAAGCCGGCCGGCGCCAAGATGCCAGTCGCCAAGGTGCCAGTCGCCAAGATGCCAGTCGCCAAGGTGCCAGGCGCCAAGGTGCCAGTGGGAGGATGA
- the speE gene encoding polyamine aminopropyltransferase, with protein MSGPPQYKWFFESTTPVEGHMHAIARTIATRQTKFQFMEIFETHSYGKVLVLDGRIQSSQHDEFIYHEILVQPGLLAHPKPVRAMVIGGGEGATVREILRHPSISDCLMVDIDGEVVEECKKHLPEMHQGAFEDSRTRVLHEDARAYLEKTKERFDLIVVDLPEPLGEGPACLLFTTEFYTLIRDRLTDNGIMTMQAGMTKINELFFYGAVNRTLREVFQVVAPYQGFISCFGTPWGFILASKGTDPRKQTAREIDGLISSRMNPDTLGYWNGAAHLHSFNLPKFLTNALAKNDRVITDKNPLIVS; from the coding sequence ATGAGCGGTCCCCCGCAGTACAAGTGGTTCTTCGAGAGCACCACGCCGGTTGAAGGCCACATGCACGCCATCGCCCGCACCATCGCCACCCGCCAGACCAAGTTCCAGTTCATGGAGATCTTCGAGACTCACTCCTACGGCAAGGTCCTGGTCCTCGACGGCCGCATCCAGTCGAGCCAGCACGACGAGTTCATCTACCACGAGATCCTGGTCCAGCCGGGCCTCCTGGCACACCCAAAGCCGGTCCGCGCCATGGTCATCGGCGGGGGCGAGGGCGCCACGGTCAGGGAGATCCTGCGGCATCCGAGCATCAGCGACTGCCTCATGGTGGATATCGACGGCGAGGTGGTCGAGGAGTGTAAGAAGCACCTGCCCGAGATGCACCAGGGCGCCTTCGAGGACTCGCGCACCCGGGTGCTCCACGAGGACGCCCGGGCCTACCTTGAGAAGACCAAGGAGCGCTTCGACCTGATCGTGGTGGACTTGCCGGAGCCGCTCGGGGAGGGCCCGGCCTGCCTGCTCTTCACGACCGAGTTCTACACCCTGATCCGCGACCGGCTGACGGACAACGGGATCATGACCATGCAGGCGGGCATGACCAAGATCAACGAGCTGTTCTTCTACGGCGCCGTCAACCGGACCCTCCGCGAGGTGTTCCAGGTCGTCGCGCCGTACCAGGGCTTCATCTCCTGCTTCGGGACTCCCTGGGGCTTCATCCTGGCCTCCAAGGGCACCGACCCGCGCAAGCAGACGGCTCGCGAAATCGACGGGCTGATTTCTTCGCGGATGAACCCAGATACTCTCGGCTACTGGAACGGGGCCGCGCACCTGCACTCATTCAACCTGCCCAAGTTCCTGACCAATGCCCTGGCCAAGAACGACCGGGTCATTACGGACAAGAACCCCCTGATCGTCAGCTGA
- a CDS encoding Maf family protein: MSSKPALVLASASPRRQDLLAGLGIPFTVQPSRIAEVHPPGPAEAAVAAVALDKARAVAREWTGGPAVVLGADTEVVLDGRYLGKPRDTADAARMLRELSGRTHEVVTGLALVDAPSGREETLAVTTRVTMIDAGAEEIAAYVATGEPLDKAGAYAVQGLGARLVARVDGCFTNVVGLPVETTRRLLKRWGLV, from the coding sequence CTGAGCAGCAAGCCAGCCCTCGTCCTCGCCTCTGCCTCGCCCCGCCGTCAGGATCTCCTCGCGGGGCTCGGCATCCCGTTCACCGTGCAGCCGAGCCGTATCGCCGAGGTCCATCCGCCGGGGCCGGCGGAGGCGGCAGTGGCCGCCGTCGCGCTGGACAAGGCGCGCGCCGTCGCGCGCGAGTGGACGGGCGGCCCGGCGGTTGTCCTGGGTGCCGACACCGAGGTGGTCTTGGACGGCCGCTACCTGGGCAAGCCCCGCGATACAGCCGACGCCGCCCGCATGCTCCGGGAGCTCAGCGGCCGCACCCACGAGGTTGTCACCGGCCTTGCCCTCGTCGATGCGCCGTCGGGCCGAGAGGAGACTCTCGCCGTGACGACGCGGGTGACCATGATCGACGCCGGCGCCGAGGAGATCGCGGCCTACGTGGCGACCGGCGAGCCGCTCGACAAGGCCGGCGCCTATGCCGTCCAAGGGCTCGGTGCCCGGCTCGTGGCCCGCGTGGACGGCTGCTTCACCAACGTGGTCGGCCTGCCGGTCGAGACGACGCGGCGGCTGTTGAAGCGGTGGGGGCTCGTCTAG
- a CDS encoding ABC transporter substrate-binding protein has protein sequence MTAAGLGLWAAITIAVAGPATSPEYLPLFVAQSEGYFAQEKLEVTLTIERSESDAAQAMARGRADIAATSLDAAYRLGHVKGAPPPLLFGLTAAPPVAILVSPGHKETVRSPRDLRGQPVGLPGVGTPEQAMLATILARAGVRIYHVPLRSFSNRALAGALEQGEVAAAVMADPWVTRLVEDVEVRGAAGGEPRAEKSAVRGAAEGEPRAEKNAVSILVDLRTRSDAARWLGAETVHAALFLRADAAVGEQDLVALAKALLRAVARVSDAPAETLAAGLPASVIGQPGDFALRVAGARQIYLPRGRVTEDMLKASLRQARERVEMPAAVKLPWFRWSPLLRTGPLERATVAGEPPPR, from the coding sequence ATGACGGCAGCGGGATTGGGACTCTGGGCCGCGATCACCATCGCTGTGGCGGGACCGGCAACCTCGCCAGAGTACCTGCCGCTCTTCGTCGCCCAGTCGGAAGGATACTTCGCCCAGGAGAAGCTCGAGGTGACGCTCACGATCGAGCGCTCGGAGAGCGACGCCGCGCAGGCGATGGCCCGGGGCCGCGCCGATATCGCCGCCACCTCGCTCGACGCGGCCTATCGCCTGGGACATGTCAAGGGCGCCCCGCCGCCGCTCCTCTTCGGCCTGACGGCGGCGCCGCCTGTCGCGATCCTCGTCTCTCCGGGCCACAAGGAGACCGTCCGCTCTCCCCGCGACCTGCGCGGCCAGCCCGTGGGCCTGCCCGGCGTCGGCACGCCCGAGCAGGCGATGCTCGCGACCATTCTCGCGCGCGCGGGCGTCAGGATCTACCATGTGCCGCTCAGGAGCTTCTCCAACCGTGCGCTCGCCGGCGCGCTCGAGCAGGGTGAGGTGGCGGCCGCCGTCATGGCCGACCCCTGGGTCACCCGCTTGGTAGAAGACGTGGAAGTTCGAGGCGCAGCCGGAGGCGAGCCGAGGGCTGAGAAGAGCGCAGTTCGAGGCGCAGCCGAAGGCGAGCCGAGGGCTGAGAAAAACGCAGTCTCCATACTTGTGGATCTGCGGACCCGATCCGACGCGGCCCGCTGGCTCGGTGCCGAGACGGTCCACGCCGCCCTCTTCCTCCGTGCCGACGCCGCAGTCGGAGAGCAGGATCTCGTCGCCCTGGCCAAGGCACTCCTCCGCGCAGTGGCCCGCGTCAGCGACGCCCCCGCGGAGACGCTCGCCGCCGGCCTGCCGGCGTCGGTGATCGGCCAGCCCGGCGACTTCGCACTGCGCGTGGCCGGCGCGCGGCAGATCTATCTGCCCCGTGGGCGGGTCACGGAAGACATGCTCAAGGCGAGCCTTCGCCAGGCCCGCGAGCGCGTCGAGATGCCCGCCGCCGTCAAGCTGCCCTGGTTCCGGTGGTCTCCCCTGCTCCGCACCGGCCCGCTCGAGCGGGCCACGGTTGCGGGAGAGCCGCCGCCCCGCTAG